The following coding sequences are from one Saccopteryx bilineata isolate mSacBil1 chromosome 3, mSacBil1_pri_phased_curated, whole genome shotgun sequence window:
- the TCF23 gene encoding transcription factor 23, with the protein MSQRKGRGAPDMPRVGQSPVKARPRLLAGTDRGRSRLSRTRQDLWAETSWISQRRSRAAPARRGPRTRSLAPGGSDASPQNAARERSRVRILRQAFLALQAALPAVPPDTKLSKLDVLVLATSYIAHLTRTLGHELPGPAWPPFLCGLCYLHPLKKWPMRSRLYAGGAGGLGCSGLDSPTATTTASTSGQRTKETEARPQVSGEADILLPITLLSPSLGDK; encoded by the exons ATGTCTCAGAGAAAGGGCAGAGGGGCACCAGACATGCCCCGCGTGGGGCAGAGCCCCGTGAAGGCCAGGCCCAGGCTGCTAGCAGGCACCGATAGGGGGAGAAGCCGCTTGAGCAGGACGAGGCAGGACCTGTGGGCAGAGACCAGCTGGATCAGCCAAAGGCGGAGCAGAGCTGCCCCTGCCCGGAGAGGGCCCAGGACAAGGAGCCTGGCTCCAGGTGGG AGCGACGCCAGTCCCCAGAACGCCGCCCGGGAGCGGAGCCGAGTGAGGATCCTGCGCCAGGCCTTCCTGGCCCTGCAGGCCGCGCTGCCTGCCGTGCCCCCCGACACCAAGCTCTCCAAGTTGGATGTGCTCGTGCTGGCCACCAGCTACATAGCCCACCTCACCCGCACGCTCGGCCATGAGTTGCCTGGCCCCGCCTGGCCACCCTTCCTGTGTGGACTCTGCTACCTGCACCCTCTCAAG AAGTGGCCGATGCGATCTCGTCTCTATGCTGGAGGTGCTGGAGGCCTGGGGTGCTCTGGCCTTGACTCCCCCACAGCCACCACCACAGCCTCCACCTCGGGCCAAAGGACCAAGGAGACAGAGGCCAGGCCCCAAGTGTCTGGAGAGGCAGACATTCTCCTCCCCATCACACTACTCTCACCATCTCTTGGTGACAAATGA